The Peromyscus eremicus chromosome 11, PerEre_H2_v1, whole genome shotgun sequence genome includes a window with the following:
- the Mblac2 gene encoding acyl-coenzyme A thioesterase MBLAC2: MSALEWYAHKSLGDGIFWIQERFYESGNRANIWLVRGSEQDVVIDTGLGLRSLPEYLYSSGLLQDCGAKEDAGRRPLLAVATHVHFDHSGGLYQFDQVAVHRAEAEALARGDNFETVTWLSDSEVVRAPSPGWRARQFRVPAVQPTLILQDGDVINLGDRQLTVMHMPGHSRGSICLHDKDRKVLFSGDVVYDGSLIDWLPYSRISDYVGTCERLIELVDSGLVEKVLPGHFNTFGAERLFRLASNYISKAGICHKVSTFAMRSLASLALRVTNSRTSP; this comes from the exons ATGTCCGCGCTCGAGTGGTACGCCCACAAGTCTCTGGGCGATGGCATCTTCTGGATCCAAGAACGCTTCTACGAGTCGGGCAACCGCGCCAACATCTGGCTGGTGCGCGGCTCGGAGCAGGATGTGGTGATCGACACGGGCCTGGGGCTGCGCAGCCTCCCGGAGTACCTCTACTCCTCCGGCCTCCTGCAGGACTGCGGGGCGAAGGAGGATGCGGGGCGCCGGCCGCTGCTGGCCGTGGCCACCCACGTGCACTTCGATCACTCCGGCGGCCTCTACCAGTTCGACCAGGTGGCTGTGCACCGCGCCGAGGCCGAGGCCCTGGCTCGCGGGGACAACTTTGAGACCGTGACCTGGCTCTCTGACAGCGAGGTGGTGCGGGCCCCCAGCCCCGGCTGGAGGGCCAGGCAGTTCCGAGTGCCGGCAGTGCAGCCCACCCTCATTCTGCAGGATG GGGACGTGATCAACCTTGGTGACAGACAGCTCACTGTTATGCACATGCCAGGTCACTCAAGAGGCAGTATTTGCTTACATGACAAAGACCGGAAGGTTCTCTTCAGTGGCGACGTGGTGTATGACGGCTCCCTGATTGACTGGCTCCCGTACAGCAGGATAAGCGACTATGTTGGGACTTGTGAACGTCTCATAGAATTAGTGGACTCAGGTCTCGTGGAGAAGGTGCTTCCCGGGCACTTCAATACCTTTGGTGCTGAAAGGCTTTTTCGTTTAGCTTCTAACTACATTTCAAAAGCTGGGATATGCCACAAAGTGTCTACTTTTGCCATGAGGTCTCTGGCAAGTTTGGCCCTCCGTGTGACAAACTCCAGGACCTCCCCTTAG